A region from the Vanessa tameamea isolate UH-Manoa-2023 chromosome 3, ilVanTame1 primary haplotype, whole genome shotgun sequence genome encodes:
- the Pld gene encoding phospholipase D2 isoform X1: MYTSVKFILCNGQNITYQRPNGYREVKTDLIDENSRKRMERSELSLSFHNLIKRDEELYGYTNYGMETPTPSTTPGDCLQGIFQNLDSLTPTGVDSDFDESLAVPESLSVIDVDKINSKEETDASAPRATAVPYKAIHASPIKFNSVHRKVFIPGVEIKVRFVENERSVTTHLLNPNLYTINLQHGDFTWTIKKRYKHILYLHQQLSLYRATLKIPFPTKTHKSRRASFKNTVDTEEKAEKVVLQAVPRSNSKRREGRPRKRKGALPRFPRKPEVMVTYEGIQLRMKQLEEYLFNLLNISIYRNHHETVKFLEVSNISFISELGTKGKEGIIQKRTGSTRPGQAGCNCFGLLGNMVCVRCNYFCTGLVCAKWQDRWLFVKDTFFGYIRPSDGVIKGIMLFDQGFEVSSGLYSTGLNKGLQILNQSRQMVIKCWTKRKSKEWMHYLKSVANQTARDFTYPNVHHSFAPPRAATPVATLVDGSEYLSAVADAMELAREEIFIADWWLSPEIYMKRPALNGDYWRLDTILKRKAAQGVKVFVMLYKEVEMALGINSFYSKSRLASENIKVFRHPDHAKGGVLFWAHHEKIVVIDQTVAFVGGIDLCYGRWDDHKHRLTDLGNISQPKTLIKTKKKTSSSPGGGLYVNYGNGLEAAIELAKSSKDVVIGLNIPFQEEEKAESTEDETKSEEDTSKPEPVLEVGDQLLQIGTRRDSNYDSDGLKRNVLDKITDRGKDFISIIYPPYEEERNEQKFDDSERKKAEKYARSNDEILLTDGIKPRSPSEPTPLAQVVEGRVITESTKKALDDIEGNSKLWIGKDYVNFIVKDFNTLELPFVDLVDRNTTPRMPWHDAGALLAGAAARDVARHFVQRWNAIKLEKARQNTNYPYLVPKTYSDIKPLQGLEQVLNIEMINTSCQVLRSVSSWSCGFLDPDTVEQSIHEAYVDTITRAQYYVYIENQFFITLSRSSLTVRNQISEALYNRIMRAHRAKESFRVFVVMPLLPGFEGEVGGPSGTSLHAVTHWNYQSICRSREAIITRLYEAGVEDPFEYITFHGLRTHSILDGEPVTELVYVHSKLLIADDRFVICGSANINDRSMIGKRDSEIAVLLQDEQFEDGIMNGKPFPCGRLAGALRKRLFREHLGLMEEDVIKLSVNLDDPCCDQFYNRIWKATSKRNTDIYEEVFHTIPTDSVHTFAELKKYNEENNETLWHKDPALANRKIDLIQGYLVDMPLQFLCNETLTPRNTSMEGILPTSLWT; this comes from the exons ATGTATACAAGTGTTAAATTTATTCTGTGTAATGGCCAGAACATTACATATCAGCGACCTAACGGGTACCGTGAAGTGAAAACAGATTTAATAGACGAAAACTCAAGAAAACGTATGGAACGTAGCGAATTATCACTCAGTTTTCATAATCTTATTAAAAGAG atgaGGAACTCTACGGGTACACAAACTACGGTATGGAAACGCCAACACCTTCAACGACGCCTGGGGACTGTTTGCAAGGAATATTTCAAAATCTGGATTCCCTGACACCCACTGGTGTGGACTCTGACTTTGACGAGAGTCTTGCCGTTCCAGAATCTTTGTCAGTCATTGATGTAGATAAGATAAACAGCAAAGAGGAAACGGACGCTTCAG CTCCCCGAGCAACTGCAGTGCCATATAAAGCCATTCACGCTTctccaattaaatttaattcagtacATAGAAAAGTGTTCATACCGGGTGTTGAAATAAAGGTCAGATTCGTGGAGAACGAAAGAAGCGTGACAACACATTTACTCAACCCTAATCT atatacgATAAACCTCCAGCATGGCGACTTCACTTGGACGATTAAAAAGCGCTACAAACACATTCTATATCTACATCAACAGCTGTCGTTATACAGGGCAACTCTCAAAATACCCTTTCCCACCAAAACCCACAAGTCGAGACGAGCTAGTTTTAAGAATACAGTGGATACCGAAGAGAAGGCAGAAAAAGTGGTATTACAGGCCGTTCCAAGGAGTAATTCTAAGCGACGGGAAGGCAGACCTAGAAAGCGGAAAGGAGCCCTGCCAag ATTCCCTCGGAAACCAGAAGTGATGGTGACATACGAAGGAATACAGTTGCGTATGAAACAACTCGAGGAATACCTCTTCAATCTACTAAATATATCCATATACAGGAATCATCACGAGACA GTGAAATTTCTCGAAGTTTCTAACATTTCGTTCATATCAGAACTGGGTACGAAAGGCAAGGAGGGAATTATACAGAAGCGGACCGGCTCGACTCGGCCCGGTCAAGCTGGATGCAATTGCTTCGGACTCCTGGGCAATATGGTGTGTGTCAG GTGTAATTATTTCTGCACGGGGTTAGTGTGTGCGAAATGGCAGGACAGATGGTTGTTCGTGAAAGATACGTTCTTCGGGTACATTCGGCCTAGCGACGGCGTCATTAAGGGCATTATGTTGTTCGATCAAGG GTTCGAAGTGTCGAGCGGTTTGTATTCAACGGGATTGAACAAAGGCCTACAAATCCTGAACCAGAGCAGGCAGATGGTGATCAAGTGCTGGACTAAGAGGAAGAGTAAGGAGTGGATGCATTATCTGAAGTCTGTTGCCAATCAAACCG CTCGGGACTTTACTTACCCCAACGTCCATCACTCGTTCGCCCCCCCTCGGGCGGCCACTCCGGTGGCCACTCTAGTCGACGGCTCGGAGTATCTATCGGCCGTAGCCGACGCCATGGAGCTGGCTAGGGAGGAGATATTCATAGCCGATTGGTGGCTCAGCCCTGAAATATATATGAAGAGACCGGCCCTGAATGGAGATTACTGGAGGCTGGATACCATTTTGAAAAGGAAGGCG GCACAAGGCGTGAAGGTGTTCGTGATGCTGTACAAAGAAGTGGAGATGGCACTGGGTATCAACAGTTTCTACAGTAAAAGTAGATTAGCTAGTGAAAACATTAAG GTTTTCCGACATCCAGACCACGCAAAAGGTGGAGTGCTCTTCTGGGCTCATCACGAGAAAATCGTTGTTATCGACCAAACTGTTGCGTTTGTGGGCGGCATCGACCTGTGCTATGGGAGATGGGACGACCATAAGCAcag ACTAACCGACCTCGGCAACATATCGCAACCGAAGACCTTGATAAAAACCAAGAAGAAAACCTCGAGTTCCCCCGGCGGGGGATTGTACGTGAATTACGGGAACGGATTGGAAGCCGCGATCGAATTGGCCAAGTCTTCGAAAGATGTCGTTATTGGTCTCAacat ACCGTTCCAAGAAGAAGAAAAAGCAGAAAGTACAGAGGATGAAACGAAATCAGAAGAAGACACATCAAAACCCGAACCTGTCCTAGAAGTGGGTGatcaattattacaaataggAACAAGAAGAGATTCGAATTATGACAGCGATGGACTTAAACGAAACGTTCTAGACAAAATAACGGACAGAGGAAAAGATTTTATCAGTATTATATACCCACCGTACGAGGAGGAGAGAAATGAACAGAAATTTGATGATTCTGAAAGAAAGAAAGCAGAGAAATACGCTAGGTCAAACGACGAAATACTTCTCACCGATGGCATTAAGCCTAGGTCGCCTAGTGAACCTACGCCCTTAGCTCAAGTAGTCGAAGGGAGGGTGATAACGGAAAGTACGAAAAAAGCATTAGATGACATAGAAGGGAACTCGAAGTTGTGGATAGGGAAGGACTACGTCAATTTCATAGTTAAGGATTTTAATACGTTGGAACTACCTTTTGTTG ACCTGGTGGACCGCAACACGACGCCGCGCATGCCGTGGCACGACGCGGGCGCGCTGCTGGCCGGCGCCGCCGCGCGCGACGTGGCGCGACACTTCGTGCAGCGCTGGAACGCCATCAAGCTGGAGAAGGCCAG gcAAAATACGAACTACCCGTATCTGGTGCCGAAGACATACAGCGATATCAAGCCGTTACAAGGCTTGGAACAAGTTCTCAATATCGAAATGATTAACACTTCCTGTCAG GTGTTACGTAGTGTGTCGAGCTGGTCCTGTGGGTTCCTGGACCCCGACACGGTGGAGCAAAGCATACACGAGGCTTACGTCGACACCATCACGCGCGCACAATACTATGTATACATCGAGAATCAATTCTTCATCACTCTCTCCAGATCCAGCCTCACCGTCAGGAACCAG ataagcGAAGCGTTGTACAACCGTATAATGCGAGCACATCGCGCCAAGGAATCGTTCCGCGTGTTCGTGGTGATGCCGCTCCTGCCGGGGTTCGAGGGGGAGGTGGGGGGGCCCTCGGGGACGTCCCTGCACGCGGTCACGCATTGGAACTATCAGAGTATATGCAG AAGTCGAGAGGCAATCATCACCCGTCTGTACGAGGCGGGTGTAGAGGATCCGTTTGAGTACATTACTTTCCACGGTCTCCGGACACATTCAATATTAGACGGAGAACCGGTCACTGAGCTGGTGTACGTACATTCGAAGCTACTGATCGCTGATGATAGATTTGTCATATGTGGGAGTGCCAACATCAACGACAGGTCCATGATTGGTAAACGGGACTCAGAAATTGCAGTGCTTCTACAG GATGAACAATTCGAAGACGGTATAATGAACGGGAAACCGTTTCCATGCGGTCGGTTGGCCGGCGCTCTCAGGAAGCGTCTGTTTCGGGAACACTTGGGGTTGATGGAAGAGGATGTGATCAAACTGAGCGTCAATCTGGACGACCCGTGCTGCGATCAGTTCTATAACAGAATATGGAAAGCCACTTCGAAACGGAACACTGATATTTATGAAGAA GTTTTTCACACAATTCCAACAGACTCGGTGCACACATTCGCCGAGCTGAAGAAATACAACGAAGAGAACAACGAAACACTCTGGCACAAAGACCCGGCCCTCGCGAACAGGAAAATAGACCTTATACAGGGCTATCTCGTCGACATGCCACTACAATTCCTTTGCAACGAAACATTAACACCGAGAAACACTTCTATGGAGGGTATTTTGCCGACCTCTCTCTGgacttaa
- the Pld gene encoding phospholipase D2 isoform X2, with amino-acid sequence METPTPSTTPGDCLQGIFQNLDSLTPTGVDSDFDESLAVPESLSVIDVDKINSKEETDASAPRATAVPYKAIHASPIKFNSVHRKVFIPGVEIKVRFVENERSVTTHLLNPNLYTINLQHGDFTWTIKKRYKHILYLHQQLSLYRATLKIPFPTKTHKSRRASFKNTVDTEEKAEKVVLQAVPRSNSKRREGRPRKRKGALPRFPRKPEVMVTYEGIQLRMKQLEEYLFNLLNISIYRNHHETVKFLEVSNISFISELGTKGKEGIIQKRTGSTRPGQAGCNCFGLLGNMVCVRCNYFCTGLVCAKWQDRWLFVKDTFFGYIRPSDGVIKGIMLFDQGFEVSSGLYSTGLNKGLQILNQSRQMVIKCWTKRKSKEWMHYLKSVANQTARDFTYPNVHHSFAPPRAATPVATLVDGSEYLSAVADAMELAREEIFIADWWLSPEIYMKRPALNGDYWRLDTILKRKAAQGVKVFVMLYKEVEMALGINSFYSKSRLASENIKVFRHPDHAKGGVLFWAHHEKIVVIDQTVAFVGGIDLCYGRWDDHKHRLTDLGNISQPKTLIKTKKKTSSSPGGGLYVNYGNGLEAAIELAKSSKDVVIGLNIPFQEEEKAESTEDETKSEEDTSKPEPVLEVGDQLLQIGTRRDSNYDSDGLKRNVLDKITDRGKDFISIIYPPYEEERNEQKFDDSERKKAEKYARSNDEILLTDGIKPRSPSEPTPLAQVVEGRVITESTKKALDDIEGNSKLWIGKDYVNFIVKDFNTLELPFVDLVDRNTTPRMPWHDAGALLAGAAARDVARHFVQRWNAIKLEKARQNTNYPYLVPKTYSDIKPLQGLEQVLNIEMINTSCQVLRSVSSWSCGFLDPDTVEQSIHEAYVDTITRAQYYVYIENQFFITLSRSSLTVRNQISEALYNRIMRAHRAKESFRVFVVMPLLPGFEGEVGGPSGTSLHAVTHWNYQSICRSREAIITRLYEAGVEDPFEYITFHGLRTHSILDGEPVTELVYVHSKLLIADDRFVICGSANINDRSMIGKRDSEIAVLLQDEQFEDGIMNGKPFPCGRLAGALRKRLFREHLGLMEEDVIKLSVNLDDPCCDQFYNRIWKATSKRNTDIYEEVFHTIPTDSVHTFAELKKYNEENNETLWHKDPALANRKIDLIQGYLVDMPLQFLCNETLTPRNTSMEGILPTSLWT; translated from the exons ATGGAAACGCCAACACCTTCAACGACGCCTGGGGACTGTTTGCAAGGAATATTTCAAAATCTGGATTCCCTGACACCCACTGGTGTGGACTCTGACTTTGACGAGAGTCTTGCCGTTCCAGAATCTTTGTCAGTCATTGATGTAGATAAGATAAACAGCAAAGAGGAAACGGACGCTTCAG CTCCCCGAGCAACTGCAGTGCCATATAAAGCCATTCACGCTTctccaattaaatttaattcagtacATAGAAAAGTGTTCATACCGGGTGTTGAAATAAAGGTCAGATTCGTGGAGAACGAAAGAAGCGTGACAACACATTTACTCAACCCTAATCT atatacgATAAACCTCCAGCATGGCGACTTCACTTGGACGATTAAAAAGCGCTACAAACACATTCTATATCTACATCAACAGCTGTCGTTATACAGGGCAACTCTCAAAATACCCTTTCCCACCAAAACCCACAAGTCGAGACGAGCTAGTTTTAAGAATACAGTGGATACCGAAGAGAAGGCAGAAAAAGTGGTATTACAGGCCGTTCCAAGGAGTAATTCTAAGCGACGGGAAGGCAGACCTAGAAAGCGGAAAGGAGCCCTGCCAag ATTCCCTCGGAAACCAGAAGTGATGGTGACATACGAAGGAATACAGTTGCGTATGAAACAACTCGAGGAATACCTCTTCAATCTACTAAATATATCCATATACAGGAATCATCACGAGACA GTGAAATTTCTCGAAGTTTCTAACATTTCGTTCATATCAGAACTGGGTACGAAAGGCAAGGAGGGAATTATACAGAAGCGGACCGGCTCGACTCGGCCCGGTCAAGCTGGATGCAATTGCTTCGGACTCCTGGGCAATATGGTGTGTGTCAG GTGTAATTATTTCTGCACGGGGTTAGTGTGTGCGAAATGGCAGGACAGATGGTTGTTCGTGAAAGATACGTTCTTCGGGTACATTCGGCCTAGCGACGGCGTCATTAAGGGCATTATGTTGTTCGATCAAGG GTTCGAAGTGTCGAGCGGTTTGTATTCAACGGGATTGAACAAAGGCCTACAAATCCTGAACCAGAGCAGGCAGATGGTGATCAAGTGCTGGACTAAGAGGAAGAGTAAGGAGTGGATGCATTATCTGAAGTCTGTTGCCAATCAAACCG CTCGGGACTTTACTTACCCCAACGTCCATCACTCGTTCGCCCCCCCTCGGGCGGCCACTCCGGTGGCCACTCTAGTCGACGGCTCGGAGTATCTATCGGCCGTAGCCGACGCCATGGAGCTGGCTAGGGAGGAGATATTCATAGCCGATTGGTGGCTCAGCCCTGAAATATATATGAAGAGACCGGCCCTGAATGGAGATTACTGGAGGCTGGATACCATTTTGAAAAGGAAGGCG GCACAAGGCGTGAAGGTGTTCGTGATGCTGTACAAAGAAGTGGAGATGGCACTGGGTATCAACAGTTTCTACAGTAAAAGTAGATTAGCTAGTGAAAACATTAAG GTTTTCCGACATCCAGACCACGCAAAAGGTGGAGTGCTCTTCTGGGCTCATCACGAGAAAATCGTTGTTATCGACCAAACTGTTGCGTTTGTGGGCGGCATCGACCTGTGCTATGGGAGATGGGACGACCATAAGCAcag ACTAACCGACCTCGGCAACATATCGCAACCGAAGACCTTGATAAAAACCAAGAAGAAAACCTCGAGTTCCCCCGGCGGGGGATTGTACGTGAATTACGGGAACGGATTGGAAGCCGCGATCGAATTGGCCAAGTCTTCGAAAGATGTCGTTATTGGTCTCAacat ACCGTTCCAAGAAGAAGAAAAAGCAGAAAGTACAGAGGATGAAACGAAATCAGAAGAAGACACATCAAAACCCGAACCTGTCCTAGAAGTGGGTGatcaattattacaaataggAACAAGAAGAGATTCGAATTATGACAGCGATGGACTTAAACGAAACGTTCTAGACAAAATAACGGACAGAGGAAAAGATTTTATCAGTATTATATACCCACCGTACGAGGAGGAGAGAAATGAACAGAAATTTGATGATTCTGAAAGAAAGAAAGCAGAGAAATACGCTAGGTCAAACGACGAAATACTTCTCACCGATGGCATTAAGCCTAGGTCGCCTAGTGAACCTACGCCCTTAGCTCAAGTAGTCGAAGGGAGGGTGATAACGGAAAGTACGAAAAAAGCATTAGATGACATAGAAGGGAACTCGAAGTTGTGGATAGGGAAGGACTACGTCAATTTCATAGTTAAGGATTTTAATACGTTGGAACTACCTTTTGTTG ACCTGGTGGACCGCAACACGACGCCGCGCATGCCGTGGCACGACGCGGGCGCGCTGCTGGCCGGCGCCGCCGCGCGCGACGTGGCGCGACACTTCGTGCAGCGCTGGAACGCCATCAAGCTGGAGAAGGCCAG gcAAAATACGAACTACCCGTATCTGGTGCCGAAGACATACAGCGATATCAAGCCGTTACAAGGCTTGGAACAAGTTCTCAATATCGAAATGATTAACACTTCCTGTCAG GTGTTACGTAGTGTGTCGAGCTGGTCCTGTGGGTTCCTGGACCCCGACACGGTGGAGCAAAGCATACACGAGGCTTACGTCGACACCATCACGCGCGCACAATACTATGTATACATCGAGAATCAATTCTTCATCACTCTCTCCAGATCCAGCCTCACCGTCAGGAACCAG ataagcGAAGCGTTGTACAACCGTATAATGCGAGCACATCGCGCCAAGGAATCGTTCCGCGTGTTCGTGGTGATGCCGCTCCTGCCGGGGTTCGAGGGGGAGGTGGGGGGGCCCTCGGGGACGTCCCTGCACGCGGTCACGCATTGGAACTATCAGAGTATATGCAG AAGTCGAGAGGCAATCATCACCCGTCTGTACGAGGCGGGTGTAGAGGATCCGTTTGAGTACATTACTTTCCACGGTCTCCGGACACATTCAATATTAGACGGAGAACCGGTCACTGAGCTGGTGTACGTACATTCGAAGCTACTGATCGCTGATGATAGATTTGTCATATGTGGGAGTGCCAACATCAACGACAGGTCCATGATTGGTAAACGGGACTCAGAAATTGCAGTGCTTCTACAG GATGAACAATTCGAAGACGGTATAATGAACGGGAAACCGTTTCCATGCGGTCGGTTGGCCGGCGCTCTCAGGAAGCGTCTGTTTCGGGAACACTTGGGGTTGATGGAAGAGGATGTGATCAAACTGAGCGTCAATCTGGACGACCCGTGCTGCGATCAGTTCTATAACAGAATATGGAAAGCCACTTCGAAACGGAACACTGATATTTATGAAGAA GTTTTTCACACAATTCCAACAGACTCGGTGCACACATTCGCCGAGCTGAAGAAATACAACGAAGAGAACAACGAAACACTCTGGCACAAAGACCCGGCCCTCGCGAACAGGAAAATAGACCTTATACAGGGCTATCTCGTCGACATGCCACTACAATTCCTTTGCAACGAAACATTAACACCGAGAAACACTTCTATGGAGGGTATTTTGCCGACCTCTCTCTGgacttaa